The Gemmatimonadaceae bacterium genome has a segment encoding these proteins:
- a CDS encoding DUF4149 domain-containing protein, which yields MPVLYFVNVTIHVLAAMLWLGGMFFLAVVGAPALRAVEPPALRQRLFQELGVRFRTAGWWAIGVLLVTGVINLHYRHWLQWDGLLGSGAFWRTGQGHTFALKLAGVAAMLVVSFVHDFLVGPWAGRATPGSAEAARLRRQAALLARANAILGLIVVMAAVRLARGG from the coding sequence ATGCCGGTACTCTACTTCGTCAACGTGACCATTCACGTACTCGCCGCCATGCTGTGGCTGGGCGGCATGTTCTTCCTCGCCGTGGTCGGCGCACCGGCGCTACGGGCTGTCGAGCCGCCGGCCCTGCGCCAGCGACTCTTCCAGGAACTGGGGGTGCGCTTCCGCACGGCGGGCTGGTGGGCGATCGGCGTGCTGCTCGTGACCGGCGTGATCAACCTGCATTACCGCCACTGGCTACAATGGGACGGCCTACTCGGCAGCGGGGCGTTCTGGCGTACAGGGCAAGGGCACACGTTCGCGCTCAAGCTCGCAGGCGTGGCGGCCATGCTGGTGGTGAGCTTCGTTCACGATTTTCTGGTGGGCCCTTGGGCGGGCCGTGCCACGCCGGGGTCGGCCGAGGCGGCGCGACTGCGGCGGCAGGCCGCCCTGCTCGCGCGTGCGAATGCGATTCTGGGGTTGATCGTCGTGATGGCGGCCGTCCGGCTGGCGCGCGGAGGGTGA